A stretch of Brachyhypopomus gauderio isolate BG-103 chromosome 3, BGAUD_0.2, whole genome shotgun sequence DNA encodes these proteins:
- the fam20a gene encoding pseudokinase FAM20A has translation MRRDRLLLVVVLASILAVDAYFVLMPRLRAWYLLPRSGCTCQGFNSSAEHRGRARQKRPDATSEQGTKVERLLSHPLYNIRVPELSPNERLLEEEELLGYYRKKVTRWERQQQLYVEAAAASNISLPEQPVTFDPKANWLKFHWGISRYALYSGDDRSIDLLLQDMHSAPVIGADYTQDEKALKGACDCSQVVKPSGHHLKLALKLQDFGKAMFKPMRQERHEVTPDDFFYFVDFQRHNAEIAAFHLDRVLDFRRVPPVVGRLINISKEILYTTHNDDLRSVFFTSPANNTCFFAKCLYMCKTEYAVCGQPDVLEGSMSAYLPGLSLAPRISIPSPWIRSYTFTGREEWEVNPSYCDTIKSLYPYSSGNRLLNIIDMAIFDFLTGNMDRHHYEIFTKFGDEGFLLHLDNARGFGRHSHDEMSILAPLIQCCIIKRSTLLRLRLLTRPEYRLSDVMRESLDQDPLRPVLTEPHLQALDRRLEHVLRAVVRCMKRLGEAQVVVPDFVEATESEQEKTRSRTQRRKDR, from the exons GCTGCGAGCATGGTATCTCCTGCCCAGGAGTGGCTGCACCTGCCAGGGGTTTAACAGCAGCGCAGAGCACAGAGGACGGGCACGCCAGAAACGACCCGACGCCACCTCAGAGCAAGGGACCAAGGTTGAGAGGCTTCTCAGCCACCCTCTGTACAACATCCGTGTACCAGAGCTATCTCCAAATGAAAGGCTACTGGAAGAAGAGGAGCTGTTGGGTTATTATAGGAAGAAAGTGACCCGTTGGGAGAG ACAGCAGCAGCTGTACGTTGAGGCCGCGGCAGCGTCGAACATCTCGTTGCCTGAACAGCCTGTAACCTTTGACCCTAAAGCCAACTGGCTGAAATTCCATTGGGGGATCAGCCGCTACGCGCTGTACTCCGGCGACGACCGCAGCATCGACCTGTTACTGCAGGACATGCATAGCGCCCCCGTCATCGGCGCAG ATTACACTCAAGATGAAAAGGCCTTAAAGGGCGCGTGCGACTGCTCTCAAG TGGTCAAACCAAGTGGTCATCACCTGAAACTGGCTTTGAAGTTGCAAGACTTTGGAAAGGCTATGTTCAAACCTATGAG ACAGGAGAGACATGAGGTGACACCAGACGACTTCTTCTACTTTGTTGACTTTCAGAGGCACAACGCTGAGATCGCCGCCTTCCATCTAGACAG AGTCCTTGATTTCCGGAGAGTTCCACCTGTGGTTGGAAGACTCATCAACATTTCAAAAGAGATTTTGTACACTACTCACAATGATGATCTCCGGAGTGTCTTCTTCACCTCTCCAG CCAACAACACGTGCTTCTTTGCCAAGTGTCTGTACATGTGTAAGACAGAGTATGCAGTGTGTGGGCAGCCAGACGTGCTGGAGGGGTCCATGTCAGCATACCTGCCTGGCCTGAGTCTTGCTCCCCGCATTTCCATTCCCAGTCCCTGGATCCGCTCTTACACCTTCACTGGGAGAGAAGA GTGGGAAGTTAATCCCTCATACTGTGACACGATCAAGAGCCTCTACCCTTACAGCTCTGGCAACAGACTACTCAACATCATTGACATGGCCATATTTGACTTCCTCACAG GGAACATGGACAGACACCATTACGAAATCTTTACTAAATTTGGTGATGAAGGATTTCTGCTTCATCTGGACAATGCAAGGGG attCGGAAGACACTCCCACGATGAGATGTCCATTCTGGCACCGTTGATCCAGTGCTGCAT CATCAAGCGTTCCACCCtgctgaggctccgcctccTGACCCGGCCCGAGTATCGCCTCAGTGATGTGATGCGGGAGTCGCTTGACCAAGATCCTCTCAGGCCCGTTCTGACTGAGCCCCACCTGCAAGCCCTGGACCGACGGCTGGAGCACGTGCTGAGGGCTGTGGTGAGGTGCATGAAGAGGCTGGGTGAAGCGCAGGTGGTGGTCCCAGACTTTGTGGAGGCCACTGAGAGTGAGCAGGAGAAAACGAGGTCACGGACGCAGAGGAGAAAAGACAGATGA
- the prkar1ab gene encoding protein kinase, cAMP-dependent, regulatory, type I, alpha (tissue specific extinguisher 1) b gives MASGSTSSSEEERSLRECEHYVQKHNIQQLLKDCIVQLCTSRPDRPMAFLREYFERLEKEEAKQLLNQQKGSSRSDSREDEVSPPMNSVVKGRRRRGAISAEVYTEEDAASYVRKVIPKDYKTMAALAKAIEKNVLFSHLDDNERSDIFDAMFPVTYIAGEIVIQQGDEGDNFYVIDQGEMDVYVNSEWATSIGEGGSFGELALIYGTPRAATVRAKTDVKLWGIDRDSYRRILMGSTLRKRKMYEEFLSKVSILESLDKWERLTVADALEPVQFEDSQKIVVQGEPGDEFFIILEGCAAVLQRRSENEEFVEVGRLGPSDYFGEIALLMNRPRAATVVARGPLKCVKLDRPRFERVLGPCSDILKRNIQQYNSFVSLSV, from the exons ATGGCGTCGGGCAGCACGAGcagcagtgaggaggagaggagtctGCGTGAGTGCGAGCACTATGTGCAGAAGCACAACATCCAACAGCTGCTGAAGGACTGCATCGTGCAGCTGTGCACGTCCCGGCCCGACAGGCCCATGGCCTTCCTCCGAGAGTACTTCGAGAGGCTTGAGAAG GAGGAGGCTAAGCAGCTCCTGAATCAGCAGAAGGGCAGCTCTCGGTCGGACTCTCGAGAAGACGAGGTCTCCCCTCCCATGAACTCGGTGGTGAAAGGTCGCCGGAGGAGGGGAGCCATCAGTGCAGAAGTCTACACTGAGGAGGATGCCGCCTCCTATGTCCGAAAG GTAATTCCTAAAGACTACAAAACAATGGCGGCACTGGCCAAGGCAATCGAAAAGAACGTCCTTTTCTCACACTTGGATGACAATGAAAGAAG TGACATATttgatgccatgtttccagtcaCCTACATTGCTGGGGAGATTGTTATTCAACAAG GTGATGAAGGTGATAATTTCTATGTAATCGATCAGGGCGAAATGGAT GTTTACGTAAATAGCGAGTGGGCGACCAGCATCGGGGAAGGCGGCAGTTTTGGCGAGTTGGCGCTCATCTATGGGACCCCCAGAGCTGCCACGGTCAGGGCCAAGACCGATGTCAAACTGTGGGGCATCGACAGAGACAGCTACAGACGAATTCTGATG GGAAGTACTCTAAGAAAGAGGAAGATGTATGAAGAATTCCTTAGCAAAGTATCTATTTTAG AGTCCTTGGACAAGTGGGAGCGTCTGACGGTGGCTGACGCCCTAGAGCCAGTGCAGTTTGAGGACAGCCAGAAGATTGTGGTGCAGGGAGAGCCCGGGGACGAGTTCTTCATCATCCTGGAG GGCTGTGCGGCCGTGTTACAGCGGAGGTCCGAGAACGAGGAGTTTGTGGAGGTTGGCCGGTTAGGACCCTCTGACTACTTCG GTGAGATCGCTCTGTTAATGAACAGGCCCCGCGCTGCCACCGTGGTGGCCCGCGGCCCGCTGAAGTGTGTGAAGCTGGACCGACCACGCTTTGAGCGAGTGCTGGGCCCCTGCTCCGACATCCTGAAACGCAACATCCAGCAGTATAACAGCTtcgtctccctgtctgtctga
- the zdhhc16b gene encoding palmitoyltransferase ZDHHC16B isoform X1, translating to MDVTYKPFFNNEDPQNVETWRYSIRCRASYKEGGMRSWEWYLSRVMRVSLRWVRLCPCHGRGKQPGRLRDLWNYGKVIINSLYFNVLTNWDTVLDSMFEPIYWLVDNLTRWFGVVFVGLVIALTSSIVLIVYLCVLPLIIDTYPTHWVIWHLCYGHWNLLMIVFHYYKAITTSPGQPPQEKSDILTVTICKKCIVPKPARTHHCSVCDKCVLKMDHHCPWLNNCVGHFNHRYFFSFCLYMTLGCVYCSISARDMFMEAYNAIESSYQTPPPPYTYQERIFHKSLLYLWVLTSSVALALGGLTIWHAILITRGETSVERHINRKECRRLREKGKLFRNPYYYGRINNWKILFGVEKTSHWLTRVLLPSSHAPFGDGLTWNCPPHRKTMAI from the exons ATGGAT GTGACCTATAAACCTTTTTTTAATAATGAAGACCCTCAAAATGTTGAAACATGGCGATACAGTATAAGATGTCGTGCATCATATAAG GAAGGTGGCATGCGTAGCTGGGAGTGGTACCTGTCCAGGGTCATGCGTGTCTCCCTGCGTTGGGTCCGGCTGTGCCCCTGTCATGGAAGGGGCAAGCAGCCCGGGAGACTTCGAGATCTTTGGAACTATGGGAAAGTAATCATCAACTCTCTCTACTTCAACGTCCTCACCAACTGGGACACGGTGCTCGACTCAATGTTTGAACCCATATACTGGTTGGTGGACAACCTGACCCGATGGTTTGGAGTG GTGTTTGTGGGCCTGGTCATTGCTCTCACCAGCTCCATAGTTCTGATCGTCTACCTCTGCGTACTGCCATTGATCATAGACACGTACCCCACACACTGGGTCATCTGGCACCTCTGCTACGGCCACTGGAACCTTCTGATGATTGTGTTTCACTACTACAAGGCTATCACAACCTCTCCTGGACAACCTCCGCAG gAGAAAAGTGATATTCTAACAGTGACGATTTGTAAGAAGTGCATAGTTCCCAAACCAGCTAGGACGCACCACTGCAGCGTCTGTGACAA GTGTGTTTTGAAAATGGACCATCACTGTC CCTGGTTGAATAACTGTGTGGGCCATTTCAACCATCGCTACTTCTTCTCCTTCTGCCTCTACATGACCCTCGGCTGTGTCTACTGCAGCATCAGTGCCAGGGACATGTTCATGGAGGCCTACAATGCCATTGAG AGCTCCTAtcagacacctccacctccttacACTTATCAGGAGAGAATTTTTCATAAGAGCCTTCTTTATCTGTGGGTGCTAACAAG CTCGGTGGCATTAGCCTTGGGAGGCCTCACCATCTGGCATGCTATACTTATCACCAGAGGAGAGACTAGTGTGGAGAGACACATCAACCGTAAGGAGTGCAGACGCCTTCGGGAGAAAGGCAAG TTATTCCGGAATCCATATTACTACGGAAGAATAAATAATTGGAAAATACTGTTTGGTGTAGAAAAGACAAG TCACTGGCTAACGCGGGTGCTGCTTCCCTCCAGCCACGCCCCTTTTGGGGATGGACTAACATGGAACTGCCCTCCACACCGAAAGACCATGGCAATATGA
- the zdhhc16b gene encoding palmitoyltransferase ZDHHC16B isoform X2 encodes MRSWEWYLSRVMRVSLRWVRLCPCHGRGKQPGRLRDLWNYGKVIINSLYFNVLTNWDTVLDSMFEPIYWLVDNLTRWFGVVFVGLVIALTSSIVLIVYLCVLPLIIDTYPTHWVIWHLCYGHWNLLMIVFHYYKAITTSPGQPPQEKSDILTVTICKKCIVPKPARTHHCSVCDKCVLKMDHHCPWLNNCVGHFNHRYFFSFCLYMTLGCVYCSISARDMFMEAYNAIESSYQTPPPPYTYQERIFHKSLLYLWVLTSSVALALGGLTIWHAILITRGETSVERHINRKECRRLREKGKLFRNPYYYGRINNWKILFGVEKTSHWLTRVLLPSSHAPFGDGLTWNCPPHRKTMAI; translated from the exons ATGCGTAGCTGGGAGTGGTACCTGTCCAGGGTCATGCGTGTCTCCCTGCGTTGGGTCCGGCTGTGCCCCTGTCATGGAAGGGGCAAGCAGCCCGGGAGACTTCGAGATCTTTGGAACTATGGGAAAGTAATCATCAACTCTCTCTACTTCAACGTCCTCACCAACTGGGACACGGTGCTCGACTCAATGTTTGAACCCATATACTGGTTGGTGGACAACCTGACCCGATGGTTTGGAGTG GTGTTTGTGGGCCTGGTCATTGCTCTCACCAGCTCCATAGTTCTGATCGTCTACCTCTGCGTACTGCCATTGATCATAGACACGTACCCCACACACTGGGTCATCTGGCACCTCTGCTACGGCCACTGGAACCTTCTGATGATTGTGTTTCACTACTACAAGGCTATCACAACCTCTCCTGGACAACCTCCGCAG gAGAAAAGTGATATTCTAACAGTGACGATTTGTAAGAAGTGCATAGTTCCCAAACCAGCTAGGACGCACCACTGCAGCGTCTGTGACAA GTGTGTTTTGAAAATGGACCATCACTGTC CCTGGTTGAATAACTGTGTGGGCCATTTCAACCATCGCTACTTCTTCTCCTTCTGCCTCTACATGACCCTCGGCTGTGTCTACTGCAGCATCAGTGCCAGGGACATGTTCATGGAGGCCTACAATGCCATTGAG AGCTCCTAtcagacacctccacctccttacACTTATCAGGAGAGAATTTTTCATAAGAGCCTTCTTTATCTGTGGGTGCTAACAAG CTCGGTGGCATTAGCCTTGGGAGGCCTCACCATCTGGCATGCTATACTTATCACCAGAGGAGAGACTAGTGTGGAGAGACACATCAACCGTAAGGAGTGCAGACGCCTTCGGGAGAAAGGCAAG TTATTCCGGAATCCATATTACTACGGAAGAATAAATAATTGGAAAATACTGTTTGGTGTAGAAAAGACAAG TCACTGGCTAACGCGGGTGCTGCTTCCCTCCAGCCACGCCCCTTTTGGGGATGGACTAACATGGAACTGCCCTCCACACCGAAAGACCATGGCAATATGA
- the mms19 gene encoding MMS19 nucleotide excision repair protein homolog, which yields MAADSTRLVDLVEEFVTGQTDSKATDAANGVNSGQFTILQLVEALGLSLTSSESQTRGRGVQLLSQVLEECYSSLSEKEVEVLVAFYENRLKDHYAITPHVLRGLKALAKCTMLPKGSAVSILKSLFQDVQVQSLMLAERSCVYNILISLMESREEELKGLGPDFVFGFVQAVDGERDPRNLLLAFQIAGNIIHRGYSLSQFTEELFEVTSCYFPIDFTPPPNDPHGITQEELILALRAVLTGTPRFAEFLLPLIIEKLDSDMQNAKVDSLQTLAACAPVYGHKELSEFLPSLWSSIRREVFQTASERVELAALAALSALTSCLSRAVLDSNSQDALQGFLDLVLKDCQHHLCEPDLKLVWPSAKLLQAAAGASYRSSLIVSAAVLPNLLEQYNSRTQCAQRRTLLEVVQGFIQPTARSWPVEGVESVLLPFRKSLCSVLFSALAESNAGLQITATKVLTALGQQPGVLTEPDVETAVDHLTRLVLEEDDAQVSLAVAECAGALSRLHPPPFASRLVPKLKDKIFSEPTVRGNDGAALLPGLGKSACKQRCMKALASVSARPSLAQESAPVLLQVLTSAHKGSPVFSAEEVICACSSLQTMAAQAGDDEEIGHFFHDVIIPRLLSLALQAALQGEVSGDRSPLTEQTVLSALVPVISTACAALQTELATQMAANAVRLFLDGDASFLQENDYRSQIQLLKSQSESWTQSQLVCLLMACVCSLPHSVDVPEIDRLLGQLEELSCTSTHPFSYTSAAKCFAGLINKRAPGQNLDGVLEKTLRRIQGTLDDQSSAQRVQAFTLLGWMAKALLLRYHPLSTVLTDKLFSLLSDRRLASQAADTFLLLMSDSPDVLNRSCHADVRIMYRQRFFAENSSKLVQGFNAAEPENKSVYLKALSHIVNNLPRQVQLAELPSLLPLLLEALSCADQAVQLSTLCCLQPVLLDPPPALSAQLEALFSRLLALTASPSMEVRIATLRCVHALSRLPEHTVLPFRARVLRVLALPLDDRKRLVRKEAVAARGEWFLIGSPGGR from the exons ATGGCTGCCGATAGCACCCGTCTGGTGGATTTGGTGGAAGAATTTGTAACGGGACAAACGGACAGTAAGGCTACAGATGCTGCAAATG GTGTCAACTCGGGACAATTCACAATACTTCAGTTGGTCGAGGCACTAGG ATTAAGCCTAACAAGTTCCGAGTCTCAGACACGCGGCAGAGGGGTGCAGCTCCTCTCGCAAGTGCTAGAAGAATGCTACAGCAGTCTGTCCGAGAAGGAAG TGGAGGTCCTGGTAGCTTTTTACGAGAACAGATTAAAAGACCACTATGCTATCACACCTCATGTTCTCCGTGGACTCAAGGCATTG GCCAAGTGCACAATGCTCCCTAAAGGATCGGCAGTGTCTATTCTGAAGTCCCTCTTCCAGGATGTCCAAGTACAG TCCCTGATGCTGGCAGAGCGCTCGTGTGTCTACAATATACTCATCAGCCTTATGGAATCGAGggaggagg AGCTGAAGGGGTTGGGCCCAGACTTCGTGTTTGGATTTGTGCAGGcagtagatggagagagagatccaCGCAACTTGCTCCTTGCGTTCCAGATAGCCGGGAACATCATACACAGAGGCTACAGCCTCA GTCAGTTCACAGAGGAGCTCTTTGAAGTCACATCATGTTACTTCCCCATAGATTTCACCCCG CCTCCCAATGACCCTCACGGCATCACCCAGGAGGAGCTGATCTTGGCTCTCCGGGCCGTTTTGACAGGAACGCCGCGGTTCGCAGAG TTCCTTCTGCCCTTGATCATCGAGAAGCTCGACTCAGACATGCAGAATGCCAAAGTGGACTCTCTGCAGACTCTG GCTGCCTGTGCACCTGTATATGGGCATAAAGAACTGAGTGAGTTCCTCCCAAGCCTTTGGTCCTCCATACGCAGAGAG GTGTTCCAAACCGCCAGCGAGAGAGTGGAGTTGGCAGCACTTGCGGCCCTCAGCGCCCTCACTTCCTGCCTGTCTCGAGCTGTCCTCGACTCGAACTCCCAAGATGCTCTGCAAGGCTTCTTGGACCTCGTTCTCAAAG ATTGCCAACACCACCTCTGCGAGCCAGACCTGAAGCTAGTGTGGCCCAGTGCCAAGCTGCTCCAGGCTGCAGCTGGTGCCTCCTACAGGTCGAGCCTCATAGTGTCAGCAGCAGTGCTGCCCAACCTGCTCGAGCAGTACAACTCCAGGACTCAG tgtgctCAACGGCGCACTCTGCTGGAGGTGGTGCAGGGCTTCATTCAGCCCACGGCAAGGAGCTGGCCTGTAGAGGGAG tggagAGTGTCCTGCTGCCATTCCGGAAGTCTCTGTGCAGTGTGCTATTTTCTGCTCTGGCTGAGTCAAACGCAGGCCTACAAATCACAGCTACCAAAGTTCTCACTGCACTGGGGCAGCAGCCTG GTGTGCTGACGGAGCCGGACGTGGAGACGGCCGTGGACCACCTGACCAGGCTTGTTCTGGAGGAGGACGACGCTCAGGTCAG TTTGGCAGTAGCGGAATGCGCCGGCGCCCTGTCCCGCCTCCACCCGCCGCCCTTCGCCTCCAGACTGGTCCCTAAGCTGAAGGACAAGATCTTCTCAG AGCCCACGGTGCGTGGAAACGACGGCGCCGCCCTGTTGCCCGGCCTGGGCAAGAGCGCATGCAAGCAGAGGTGCATGAAGGCGCTGGCTTCTGTGTCCGCTCGGCCCAGCCTGGCGCAGGAGAGCGCCCCCGTGCTGCTGCAGGTGCTAACCTCCGCACACAAAG GGAGCCCTGTTTTCTCTGCAGAGGAGGTGATCTGCGCGTGCTCCAGTCTGCAGACGATGGCTGCTCAGGCCGGGGATGACGAGGAGATCGGCCACTTCTTCCATGATGTCATCATTCCGCGACTGCTCTCACTAGCCCTGCAGGCAGCTCTGCAGG GGGAGGTATCGGGTGACCGTAGTCCTCTCACGGAGCAGACTGTGCTGTCTGCTCTTGTTCCTGTCATCAGTACTGCATGTGCTGCCCTACAGACAGA ACTGGCTACTCAAATGGCTGCCAATGCGGTGCGTCTCTTTCTGGACGGAGACGCGTCCTTCCTGCAAGAAAATGACTACCGATCCCAAATTCAGCTGCTTAAG AGCCAGTCAGAATCCTGGACCCAGTCCCAGCTGGTGTGTCTGCTAATGGCCTGTGTGTGTTCCCTCCCACATAGT GTGGACGTTCCTGAGATTGACAGGCTTCTGGGCCAGTTGGAGGAGCTGAGTTGCACGAGTACACACCCATTCTCCTACACGTCTGCAGCCAAGTGCTTTGCTGGACTGATCAACAAGAGAGCACCAG GTCAAAACCTGGATGGCGTACTGGAGAAAACCCTGAGAAGGATTCAGGGAACTTTAGACGACCAGTCCTCTGCCCAGCGGGTTCAAGCTTTCACTTTACTTGGCTGG ATGGCCAAGGCCCTGCTCCTACGCTACCATCCTCTGTCAACAGTCCTGACTGACAAG CTCTTCTCTCTGCTGAGCGACCGCCGGTTGGCGTCCCAGGCGGCCGACACCTTCTTGCTCCTCATGAGCGACTCCCCGGACGTGCTGAACCGCAGTTGCCACGCCGACGTGCGCATCATGTACCGACAGCGGTTCTTTGCAGAGAACTCCAGCAAGCTGGTCCAAGGTTTCAACGCCGCAGAGCCGG agaaCAAATCTGTCTATCTGAAGGCCCTGTCTCACATTGTGAATAATCTGCCCAGGCAAGTCCAACTTGCAGAGCTTCCTTCG TTGCTGCCCCTCCTGCTGGAGGCGCTGTCGTGTGCTGACCAGGCGGTGCAGCTCTCCACACTGTGCTGTTTGCAGCCTGTGCTGCTGGACCCTCCCCCTGCGCTCAGTGCCCAGCTGGAGGCGCTCTTCTCCCGCCTGCTGGCTCTCACCGCCAGCCCCTCCATG GAAGTGAGGATTGCCACTCTTCGCTGTGTCCATGCCCTCTCCCGCCTGCCGGAACACACG GTGCTACCGTTCCGGGCCCGGGTGCTGAGAGTCCTGGCCCTGCCCCTGGATGACAGGAAGAGGCTGGTGAGGAAGGAGGCCGTAGCTGCCCGTGGAGAGTG GTTTTTAATAGGAAGTCCTGGTGGACGGTGA
- the ubtd1b gene encoding ubiquitin domain-containing protein 1, with amino-acid sequence MGGCVGRERQESGGQGSSRGGRAQRKRGARNEPLKKDKPRWKSDYPMTEGQLRSKRDEFWDTAPAFEGRKEIWDALKAAAVALECSDLELAQAILDGASITLPHGSLTECYDELGNRYQLPVYCLAPPVNLISERGEDDLSEQPENHSAPKKEFQLKVRLSTGKDLRLSASMADPIGLLKKQLQAQEGIDVAHQRWFFSGKLLTDKTRLQDTKIQKDFVIQVIVNQTTAPGC; translated from the exons ATGGGAGGATGTGTGGGGAGAGAACGCCAGGAGTCCGGCGGACAGGGATCATCTCGCGGAGGAAGAGCACAAAGAAAACGTGGAG CCCGCAATGAGCCGCTGAAGAAGGACAAGCCCAGGTGGAAGAGTGACTACCCTATGACGGAAGGCCAGCTCCGGAGTAAAAGGGATGAGTTCTGGGACACAGCCCCGGCGTTTGAGGGCCGCAAGGAGATCTGGGACGCCCTGAAAGCAGCGGCGGTGGCTCTGGAGTGCAGCGACCTTGAGCTGGCCCAGGCCATCCTGGACGGAGCCAGCATCACGCTGCCACATG GATCCTTGACGGAGTGCTACGATGAACTTGGGAACCGCTACCAGCTGCCTGTCTACTGCCTGGCGCCGCCCGTGAACCTCATCAGTGAGCGGGGCGAGGACGATCTGTCGGAGCAGCCTGAGAATCACTCCGCCCCCAAGAAGGAGTTCCAGCTGAAGGTCCGCCTTTCCACAGGCAAAGACCTGCGGCTGAGCGCCAGCATGGCCGACCCCATCGGCCTGCTGAAGAAACAGCTGCAGGCACAGGAGGGCATCGACGTGGCCCACCAGCGCTGGTTTTTCTCAGGCAAGCTCCTCACGGACAAAACGCGTCTGCAGGACACCAAAATTCAGAAGGACTTCGTCATCCAGGTCATCGTGAACCAGACGACGGCACCCGGATGCTGA